The Actinomycetota bacterium sequence AGAGATTTTATGGAAAATCTTCTTGTAAATTTAAAAAAGAAAGTCGTGAATGTATCTCCGCAGGCAAGGGAAAAAATAATAATGAACCTTGTAAATAATGCCATGATACAGGGGCAGCCCAGAAGAGCTGCTTTTGCCAAAAAACATGGTATTAATCCGCCAAACCATGTTGTTATAAGTCCGACAATGATATGTGATCTTAAATGTTTCGGATGCTATGCATGGCAGTATTCAAAGAAAAACGACCTTCCCTATGATGTATGCAACAGAATAATTGATGAAGCAAATGCCATGGGTATATACTTCTTTGTAATAACAGGCGGGGAACCTTTTATGTGGGATCATCTTTATGATTTTCTTGAAAGACATAATGATTCTTTCTTCCAGATATATACAAACGGGCAGCATATTGATGAGGAAGTAGCCAAAAAACTGGCTGAGCTCGGCAATGCAGTTCCATGCATAAGCCTTGAAGGATTCAAGGATGCAACTGACGCAAGGAGAGGTGAAGGAGCATGGGACAGAATAATGAATGCTTATGATGTTTTAAGAAAGCACGGCGTTATATACGGATTTTCAATTACTGCCACGAGTAAAAATAGCGAGCTTATCGTAAGCGATGAATTTATTGATCTTCTTGTGGAAAAAGGCGTGTTTGTGGGCTGGTATTTCAACTATATCCCTATTGGAAAAGAACCCGATATGAGTCTTATGCCTACGCCTGAACAGAGAGATTACAGAAGAAAGAGAATTCTTGAAATAAGAAGAAAAAAACACATGGTAGTTGCAGATTTCTGGAATGACGGCAATCTTGTTAACGGATGTATGGCAGGCGGCAAGAATTACCTGCATATTAATGTAAACGGAGATGTGGAACCGTGCGTGTTTGTTCACTTTGCAGCTGATAATATAAAGGAAAAGAGCCTTGAAGAGATAATCACATCACCTTTCTTTATGGCATTCAGAAAAAGACAGCCTTATTCAGACAACCTGTTAAGGCCGTGCACTATCATAGATAATCCTCAGATGCTGAGGGATATTGTTGCAGAAGGCGGGGCGCATCCCACACATGAAGGGGCAGAAACAATACTGACTACTCTTGCAAAACCGCTTGATGATTACGCTGCTGCCTGGAAATGCTGTGCAGACAAAGCATGGGAAGAAGAATACGACCGTTATACAGAATCAGGCCAAAGAGTGGCAGGTTAAGAAGATATTTCATTTCGGAATATTGTTTATTTTTTCAAGTCAGAATACCTTTATAGAGGTATTCTGACTTTTTAATAGACAAATGCCAAAAATATTTGTATAATCCGTTTTTAAATAAAATATAATATTAAATATTTTAAATTAAAGTAGAAATCATCTATTTCTCACCATACGGCGGCTTTTGTCAGCTTATTGGTTATAAGTTTTAAAATAGACAGTAGATGATTTTTGCTGTCTATTTTTTTTTAAAAAAATAGTGGAGGGAAGGTTAGATAATTAAGAAAATACGTATAAATGATCAGATCAGGGTACCAAAAGTAAGACTTATTTCTGAAGAAGGAGAACAGATAGGCGTCGTTCCTGTTGAAAAAGCTTTAACAATGGCAAATGCAGCGGATCTTGATCTTGTTGAAGTTGCTCCGGATGCGGATCCACCGGTATGCAGGATTATGGATTATGGAAAATACAGATATAAGATGGAAATAAGCGAGAAAGAAAGAAAGAAAAAGCAGTCTCAGATAACTGTAAAGGAGATTAAGATAAGGCCTAAAATAGATAAAAATGATTTCAGCATCAAAGAAAAGCACATTGAGAAGTTTCTTAAAGAAGGACATAAGGTAAAAATAACCATAAACTTCAGAGGAAGAGAAATCATTCACAAAGAAATCGGAGAGAATCTTGCATCAAAAATAATTGAAGATCTGGATGGAAAATTCGTGCTTGAGCAGGCTCCCAAGCTTGAAGGGTTCAATATTACCATGGTTCTGAATCCTTTATAAAAATTTCTTAGAAAAGATTTTAATATTTTTTAGTTTTTAAATATTTCTGATAAATTCGGATAATTATTGAATGGAGGAACAGTAATGCCAAAGATAAAAACAAACAAGGCTGCAGCCAAAAGGTTCAGGGTAACCGGCAGCGGCAAAGTAATGAGGGTAAAAGCATATAAGAGCCATATACTTACAAAAAAAAGCGCAGAAAGAAAAAGAAGACTGAGCCAGCCTGAAAATCTTTATAAGGGCGATAAGAAAAGAATAAAAAAATTACTTGGAATATAGTCAAACATTATTATTAAATTTAAAGCAAATACTT is a genomic window containing:
- the rpmI gene encoding 50S ribosomal protein L35 gives rise to the protein MPKIKTNKAAAKRFRVTGSGKVMRVKAYKSHILTKKSAERKRRLSQPENLYKGDKKRIKKLLGI
- a CDS encoding radical SAM protein, with amino-acid sequence MTLKEKIRLKSTTAAIKGALKVLPKISDEKWLSIVRGRMYKLKKQEERDFMENLLVNLKKKVVNVSPQAREKIIMNLVNNAMIQGQPRRAAFAKKHGINPPNHVVISPTMICDLKCFGCYAWQYSKKNDLPYDVCNRIIDEANAMGIYFFVITGGEPFMWDHLYDFLERHNDSFFQIYTNGQHIDEEVAKKLAELGNAVPCISLEGFKDATDARRGEGAWDRIMNAYDVLRKHGVIYGFSITATSKNSELIVSDEFIDLLVEKGVFVGWYFNYIPIGKEPDMSLMPTPEQRDYRRKRILEIRRKKHMVVADFWNDGNLVNGCMAGGKNYLHINVNGDVEPCVFVHFAADNIKEKSLEEIITSPFFMAFRKRQPYSDNLLRPCTIIDNPQMLRDIVAEGGAHPTHEGAETILTTLAKPLDDYAAAWKCCADKAWEEEYDRYTESGQRVAG
- a CDS encoding translation initiation factor IF-3, whose translation is MRINDQIRVPKVRLISEEGEQIGVVPVEKALTMANAADLDLVEVAPDADPPVCRIMDYGKYRYKMEISEKERKKKQSQITVKEIKIRPKIDKNDFSIKEKHIEKFLKEGHKVKITINFRGREIIHKEIGENLASKIIEDLDGKFVLEQAPKLEGFNITMVLNPL